The following coding sequences lie in one Anoplolepis gracilipes chromosome 4, ASM4749672v1, whole genome shotgun sequence genomic window:
- the LOC140665488 gene encoding cytochrome P450 9e2-like, with protein MELSTLILITITACICLYYFILGKLSHFKRLKIPHVRPIPLLGNLGPFIFRRLSLPENLQKIYDLFPHVKYFGFYDFMAPVYVIRDPEIITTIAIKNFDNFCDHPDLFEKNEPLISGNLFSVKGDHWREMRKLLSPTFSSGKIKIMFQLMCECAENLTDFLVNDSGNIGKTYDMKDVLSKYGNDVVATCAFGISVNSFKHPNNEFLLLAKEASTFSSNSLKVLINKHFPLFARFLRLKLFSSRVRSFFKEIIADTVKTRDEQKIIRPDMLHLMMEQRDKTDGVMIDIDEMTTHSFVFLIAGYDSTSTAMCFLAHEIGINFDIQNKLRAEIDDVLIRTNGKPTYEAISQMKYLDAVINESLRLYPLAPFLDRVCVKDFELPPATPDGEPITLKPGDNIWFPSYALQRDPKNYSHPNKFDPDRFLNGEVDNSLYMPFGIGPRICIANRFAMIKLKIMAFYLLWRCDLEPDTKTRIPMVLNKKSFIMMPEGGFWLKLRARKSKAPVTLID; from the coding sequence ATGGAACTCTCTACTTTAATTCTGATTACTATTACGGCATGTATttgtctatattattttatcttgggCAAGTTGTCTCATTTCAAGCGACTTAAGATCCCACATGTGCGACCGATTCCACTTCTGGGTAACTTAGGGCCTTTCATTTTTCGACGTTTGTCTCTGCCAGAAAACcttcaaaaaatatacgatCTGTTCCcgcatgtaaaatattttggtttttatgattttatggCGCCAGTCTATGTGATTCGTGACCCGGAAATAATTACCACAATTGCCatcaaaaattttgacaaCTTCTGTGATCACCCtgatttattcgaaaaaaatgaacCACTAATCAGTGGGAATCTATTCAGTGTAAAAGGTGATCATTGGCGCGAGATGCGCAAGCTTCTCAGTCCTACTTTCTCGtccggaaaaataaaaataatgtttcaacTGATGTGCGAGTGTGCGGAAAACCTTACCGATTTCCTAGTGAACGATTCTGGAAATATCGGAAAGACGTACGATATGAAGGATGTGCTGAGCAAATACGGAAACGACGTGGTGGCCACATGTGCTTTCGGTATAAGCGTGAATTCGTTTAAACATCCCAACAACGAGTTTCTTCTTCTCGCCAAGGAAGCCTCGACGTTCTCCAGTAATTCTCTCAaagtcttaataaataaacacttCCCACTATTCGCGAGATTTCTCAGATTAAAACTGTTTAGCTCAAGGGTAAGaagttttttcaaagaaattattgCTGATACAGTAAAGACTAGGGATGAGCAGAAAATTATTCGTCCAGATATGCTTCATCTGATGATGGAACAAAGAGATAAGACTGATGGTGTTATGATCGACATTGATGAGATGACAACTCATTCGTTTGTCTTTCTCATCGCTGGATATGATTCGACATCAACAGCTATGTGCTTTCTGGCACATGAAATCGgaatcaattttgatattcagaaCAAATTGAGAGCTGAGATTGACGATGTTCTAATTCGGACCAATGGCAAGCCTACTTATGAAGCCATTAGTCAAATGAAGTATTTGGATGCTGTGATAAACGAGAGTCTTAGATTGTATCCACTGGCACCTTTTCTCGACAGAGTATGCGTGAAAGATTTTGAATTGCCACCAGCGACTCCGGATGGCGAACCGATCACATTAAAACCGGGAGACAACATCTGGTTTCCGAGTTATGCTCTGCAGCGTGATCCCAAGAATTATTCTCATCCGAACAAGTTCGATCCTGATAGATTCCTTAACGGTGAAGTAGACAACTCACTCTACATGCCATTCGGTATCGGACCCAGAATCTGCATAGCTAACCGATTTGCTATGataaaactgaaaattatGGCATTTTACTTGCTATGGCGTTGCGATCTTGAACCTGATACTAAGACTAGGATTCCTATggtattgaataaaaaatcttttataatgatGCCAGAAGGTGGTTTCTGGTTAAAATTGCGAGCGAGAAAATCGAAGGCTCCTGTTACGCTTATCGATTGA